The genomic interval CAAAGACTAGGCTCCGCGTCTGACTGTTCCTTAATACTTTGTAGTTTTCCTTGAGAGGGAAGTCACGGTCACGGCTTTATGATTTTCGCATTTGTACGGTATATTGGACTTCATCAAGACAGCCATATTCGCTTTATCGTTGCGGATATTAAAAATcgaatacattaaaaaaaaaatcttttttttttctgtgaaacaacaaaacattaagtGCTCTCGGTAAAttaaaatttctgtttttcGGTCATTTAACTAGATAGCTTTCGATATTGttggttcttttttctttctcaagcTTTTGGGCTTataaaaaaagagcagagaATACAACCTCAAGACTGGACAACCTCTGGGAATTCTCTATTTGTGATGATTCTCTGTGTACAAGGGTAAGATGCCTTATTGTTTAATAGGCTAACTAGATTTGTGTGTGGGGTAATACAGATAGTGGTAAATAttggaacatttattttagaattgaATGTGACGTTCATAATGCCTGTTATAGGCTTAGTGCGGTCTCATCATGTAACTATAATCtatatcgtgtgtgtgtgtgtaaaaccaTATCTGACTATCTGTATGCTTCCATTTAACCACATATAAGCAAACACGTCTATACAGGACATTACACATTTCCGCAGTTACACTGGCTCTGAACTTTACTTCTGAAGtctgttgggggaggggagatatTCGCAATGTGTCACACAGGTAcaataatatgtttatttacaggtaaatgttttaaaaaatggaacagTTTggctctcttttctctctaacTTATAATTAGAACTCTTGAGTATCAAGACCACGAAGAGCTCTTAAACCAAAAGTTGTTTTGACCCATATGCTGTGTGGGGAGAAAAGTCTGCGGATATTTCTCGTTACTTTCTCAGCAGTTCTTTCATATTGACTAAGCCCTTCTTGTAAAAAAGCCCTTGAATGCACGAATATGAATTCAGAACTGTGGGTGGCTGCGTGCAGATAAATTTGCTAGCAAGAGTGTAACAACAATGACATTatgtacattaaatacattgacTACAAGTACATTATGTAACATTTGACAAGCTATAAAGGctgcatttacattaaaatgcgCAAGAAAAGGCCCTATTTGTTTTCTTATCACTTTCAggtataaacaaatatatattatttcagttttagtgtatgtttttaatgGACCAGGCAGGTTACTTGTACAGTCAACAGTTACAGTTAACAGTTTCAAATGTTGAGAGATGGCCTGTTTGATTTACCTGATTGCTGGCGGGCATTtggggggtttgtggtctaaaatAAGAAGACACACATCAAGAGACCCTAAAGCACCTTGTACTATGAGATTATGCATTCGGAGAttgtacatatgcatgtatgttaCCTCATTATTCTTCAGTACATTAggtttaataatattttcagtggGAACGATTTCCTATGGCTCATGCAACCCGAGATGACTGTGCTCAAGGAAAGAAGTACAGacacaatataaaaactgatatttatgttAATAACTGTGAATAAACACTATACAATTATCTGTTCTTATGTACTATACATTGATTAGGCACAATTCTAACCTTAAACTGACTTGCACACCCCAAAGTTAACCGCTACATACATATTCATTAAACCTATTTAATGCCACAACGAAAGGTTGCCTTGTAATGACAGTCATCCCCAGTAAGCTAGTTAATAGGTGCTCTGGAATGCTTACAAGGTCCATTGACTTGGAAAATGCAATGTGTTCTTTCTCTTAAATTTATGACATTTGCATGCAATCTATATGGTGACTGATTATTCCTTCCTGTATCCAGCCCCAGGGCAGTGCTGCCTGTTCCAGCCACTGAGGTGGTTCCATTTACAATGCGGACCGACACACACCTTGGATTCTCCTCacccactgccccctgctgcctcCATAGCCCTCCCAAGTTGTGGGACCCCACAGAAGACTTGCGTGCCATTGCTCGGACCTTCCACTACCTTGATATCTCAGGTATAGAATTATTCAGTGCATATCTGTGGTCACATATACAGAGTATACAGTTGAGGAAATGTGGTATTTCACAAAATTATTCACGTCATCATTGTATTATGGACATAATGCGGGTTGGCTGAGAATCTTGGCATCCCTTTAATCAAAACCAGGAAGTCACCTTCATACTGAAGGGcttacttcatttttaaaaaaaacttcataatGATAATTCTTTTCCAATAGCTTTGGTTTCAAAtgctgaatgtttttgttttctttctgcaggATGGTACTGGGGTGCCATTACAGCAACTGAAGCACAGTCAGTCCTTCAGGAGGCACAGGAGGGGACCTTTTTGATTCGAGACAGCAGCCACCCCTTGTACATGCTGACTCTGTCTGTGAAGACAGGACGTGGCCCAACCAATGTACGAATTGAGTACAGCCACGGACGTTTCCGTCTGGACTCCAGCTCTCTGGCAAAACCTCGGCTGCTAGCATTCCCAGATGTGGCCAGCCTTGTGCAGCACTATGTAGGGTCAAGCCAGGGTGAGGTGAGGTGCAAAGAGGACCAACCAATGCCCAAGGGTAGTGCGTTGCTTCTGAAACTGGCTCGGCCACTCCACCGTAGCAAGTCCTGCCCTTCTCTACAGCACCTCACACGGCTCACAATTAACCGCCTTACCCGCTATCCCGACCAGCTTCCCCTGCCACGTCCTCTACAACGCTACCTGCAAGATTACCCCTTTCATCTTTGAAACATCCAGCACCCCCTGGGGGACATGGTAGCTCCCAGCACACCTGACCCTGTGATTGGATAAGGATCTGGCACAGTGAGCTTCTGGTATGAGTACCATGTGATATACTTACATTACCACTGGAAGGTTTTAGCACTGAGCtgaatgggggttgggggggaatATGATAGTCCTGTCACAGAGAACATGC from Anguilla rostrata isolate EN2019 chromosome 11, ASM1855537v3, whole genome shotgun sequence carries:
- the cisha gene encoding cytokine-inducible SH2-containing protein, whose translation is MILCVQGPRAVLPVPATEVVPFTMRTDTHLGFSSPTAPCCLHSPPKLWDPTEDLRAIARTFHYLDISGWYWGAITATEAQSVLQEAQEGTFLIRDSSHPLYMLTLSVKTGRGPTNVRIEYSHGRFRLDSSSLAKPRLLAFPDVASLVQHYVGSSQGEVRCKEDQPMPKGSALLLKLARPLHRSKSCPSLQHLTRLTINRLTRYPDQLPLPRPLQRYLQDYPFHL